One stretch of Prinia subflava isolate CZ2003 ecotype Zambia chromosome 19, Cam_Psub_1.2, whole genome shotgun sequence DNA includes these proteins:
- the UPB1 gene encoding beta-ureidopropionase produces MAGGLESLELCLERYIPPGELAEVKRILYGGEARKLDLPTAAVAAAQEKEFELQGYGFEAAPEQLRRPRIVRVGLIQNKIPLPTDTAVAVQVAALHRRIEEMVGVAAMCGVNIVCFQEAWTMPFAFCTREKLPWTEFAESAEDGPTTKFCQELAKKYNMVVVSPILERDELHGGVLWNTAVVISNSGALLGKSRKNHIPRVGDFNESTYYMEGNTGHPVFQTQFGAIAVNICYGRHHPLNWLMYSMNGAEIIFNPSATIGTLSEALWPIEARNAAIANHCFTCPINRVGTEYYKNAFTSGDGGKAHHELGHFYGSSYVAAPDGSRTPGLSRTQDGLLVAEMDLNLCRQVGDKWNFKMTGRYEMYAEKLAEAIQPFFIPNIIKE; encoded by the exons ATGGCGGGAGGCCTGGAGTcgctggagctgtgcctggagcgGTACATCCCGCCCGGGGAACTCGCCGAGGTGAAGCGGATCCTGTACGGGGGCGAGGCCAG AAAACTTGATTTGCCAACTGCTGCAGTGGCGGCAGCTcaggaaaaagaatttgaaCTACAGGGCTATGGATTTGAAGCTGCTCCGGAGCAATTGAGAAGGCCACGTATTGTTCGAGTGGGACTGATACAGAATAAAATTCCTCTtcccacagacacagcagtggCAGTCCAG GTGGCCGCTCTGCACAGACGCATCGAGGAGATGGTGGGAGTGGCTGCAATGTGTGGGGTCAACATTGTGTGTTTCCAGGAGGCTTGGA CCATGCCCTTTGCTTTTTGTACAAGAGAGAAACTTCCTTGGACTGAATTTGCTGAGTCAGCAGAGGATGGACCAACAACAAAATTCTGTCAAGAg CTTGCAAAGAAGTACAACATGGTAGTGGTGTCTCCCATCCTGGAGCGAGATGAGCTGCATGGTGGGGTTCTGTGGAACACTGCAGTGGTCATTTCTAACTCCGGAGCACTCCTCggaaaaagcaggaagaatCACATTCCAAGGGTTGGAGATTTCAATGAG tCTACTTACTATATGGAAGGAAATACAGGACACCCCGTGTTTCAGACACAGTTTGGGGCAATAGCTGTGAACATCTGCTATGGGCGCCACCACCCTCTGAATTGGCTCATGTACAGCATGAATGGAGCAGAGATCATCTTTAACCCTTCAGCCACCATTGGGACACTCAG CGAGGCGCTGTGGCCAATCGAAGCCAGAAACGCTGCCATAGCCAATCACTGCTTCACCTGCCCCATCAACAGAGTAGGAACG GAATACTACAAAAACGCCTTTACTTCTGGAGATGGTGGAAAAG CACACCACGAGTTGGGCCATTTCTATGGCTCGAGTTACGTCGCTGCACCGGACGGCAGCAGGACCCCGGGGCTGTCTCGCACTCAGGatgggctgctggtggcagagaTGGACCTCAACCTCTGCAGGCAAGTGGGTGACAAGTGGAATTTTAAG atgaCTGGTAGATATGAAATGTATGCAGAAAAGCTTGCTGAAGCAATCCAGCCTTTCTTTATACCCAATATCATCAAAGAGTAA